The Sulfurospirillum halorespirans DSM 13726 genome has a window encoding:
- a CDS encoding arylesterase: MELFNVRNLILIILLIVGINYYRSTQEINAQSLSLPLDTKILAFGDSLTYGYGVTRDKNYPTVLGDLLHVNVINEGVNGELSEQGLARLASVLARHKPDILVLCHGGNDILRKKDLTQTQNNLSQMVKMAKEKGVYVLLVGVPTFDILTFNVPSFYYEVAKENGIEIEDSSLKKIMDGENLKSDQVHPNAEGYELMAKNIAKILSEEYHPSAKSF; encoded by the coding sequence ATGGAACTCTTTAACGTACGCAATCTCATTCTTATCATTCTGCTTATCGTTGGCATCAACTATTACAGGAGCACGCAAGAGATCAATGCTCAAAGCCTCTCGTTGCCGCTTGATACCAAAATCCTTGCCTTTGGCGATAGCCTTACCTACGGTTATGGTGTCACGCGTGATAAAAATTACCCAACGGTTTTAGGCGATCTTTTACATGTAAACGTTATCAATGAAGGGGTGAATGGAGAGCTTAGCGAGCAAGGTCTCGCACGACTCGCCTCTGTTTTAGCACGCCACAAGCCTGACATCTTGGTGTTGTGTCATGGAGGGAATGATATTTTACGCAAAAAAGATTTGACGCAAACCCAAAATAATCTTTCTCAAATGGTTAAAATGGCAAAAGAGAAGGGCGTTTATGTTCTTTTAGTGGGCGTGCCGACCTTTGACATCTTAACGTTTAACGTGCCTTCGTTTTACTATGAAGTCGCGAAAGAAAATGGCATCGAGATAGAAGATAGCAGTCTTAAAAAGATCATGGACGGTGAAAATCTCAAATCCGACCAAGTCCATCCCAATGCTGAAGGCTACGAGCTAATGGCGAAAAACATCGCTAAAATACTCAGCGAAGAGTACCACCCATCAGCGAAATCGTTTTAA
- a CDS encoding 3'-5' exonuclease, with amino-acid sequence MLSSFFAKRNAKKLKDEQYRFLFEEAPEDEVVVFDTETTGLSPKNDEILSIGAVKIKGNKILMSEKFELFIKPSREITEKSIKIHQIRNVDLQNGIAPHEAIVQFLHFIGSRPLVGYYLEFDIKMMNTYVKPWLGINLPNPQIEVSGLYHDKKIKFIPDGVIDLRFDVMMKELGLPIFGKHDALNDAVMTAMMYIKLQNVERV; translated from the coding sequence ATGTTGAGCTCTTTTTTTGCCAAACGAAACGCTAAAAAACTCAAAGACGAGCAGTACCGTTTTTTATTTGAAGAAGCGCCCGAAGATGAAGTCGTGGTGTTCGACACCGAAACGACAGGGCTAAGCCCCAAAAACGACGAGATTCTCTCCATCGGCGCGGTGAAAATCAAAGGCAATAAAATCCTGATGTCCGAAAAGTTTGAGCTCTTCATCAAACCCAGCCGCGAGATCACGGAGAAGAGCATCAAAATCCATCAAATTCGCAATGTCGACTTGCAAAATGGCATCGCCCCACACGAAGCGATTGTCCAGTTTTTGCACTTCATCGGCTCACGCCCACTGGTCGGCTACTACCTTGAGTTTGACATCAAAATGATGAACACCTACGTCAAACCCTGGCTTGGCATCAACCTCCCCAATCCCCAAATCGAAGTGTCAGGACTCTACCACGATAAAAAAATTAAGTTCATTCCCGATGGCGTGATAGACCTGCGTTTTGATGTGATGATGAAAGAGTTGGGCTTGCCAATCTTCGGGAAGCATGACGCGCTGAATGACGCGGTGATGACGGCGATGATGTATATTAAATTGCAGAATGTTGAGAGGGTGTAG
- a CDS encoding cupin domain-containing protein, producing the protein MKKSLSEIPSTPLQAGEGASMQMLISPEIAPHFAMRKFVIKKEGHMPFHTNTVEHEQYILKGKARVQLGDESFIAVKDDIIFVPAGVPHSYQVIGDEDYEFLCLVPNHEDTIEMVKATPRVECGC; encoded by the coding sequence ATGAAAAAATCACTGAGTGAAATTCCAAGTACACCGCTTCAAGCAGGCGAGGGTGCGAGTATGCAGATGCTCATCTCTCCAGAAATTGCACCTCATTTTGCGATGCGCAAATTTGTCATTAAAAAAGAGGGACACATGCCCTTTCATACCAATACGGTCGAGCATGAGCAGTATATTTTAAAAGGCAAAGCGCGCGTTCAATTGGGTGACGAGAGTTTTATCGCAGTCAAAGATGACATCATCTTTGTTCCAGCGGGTGTTCCGCATTCATACCAAGTGATCGGCGATGAAGATTATGAATTTTTATGTTTAGTTCCCAATCACGAGGATACGATTGAGATGGTGAAAGCCACACCACGCGTAGAGTGTGGTTGTTAA
- a CDS encoding leucyl aminopeptidase — MQIHLNNQKISETQADAKIVLVIDKNLDHASISDKETLTLLGFKGESEESLFVAESKTLYVGCDSLDADEIRLAAAKALDALKKTKLRSLCIGTYSNDCPGLNIKALVEGFILGSYTFDTYKSKKESSSIEKIIICLEDYSRVDVSMQTATEALRVATAIAEATNFAKAIVNATPEEMTPIALADVAQTLASIPNVTCKVMDETFLKEQGMNAFLAVNRASVHPPRLIHLTYKPENAKKRLVYVGKGLTYDSGGLSLKPSEHMVTMKADKSGAAAVMAILKGAATLALPYEIHAIIGATENMIGGNAYKPDDVLVAKNGKTIEVRNTDAEGRLVLADCLCYAQELGPDLLVDMATLTGACVVALGEFTTGIMGHSSELKHSMLKASTASGELSGSLPFNKYLKKLLKSSVADMSNISSSRYGGAITAGLFLDNFIEEAHKDKWLHLDIAGPAYIEKAWGYNQFGASGAGVRMNLYWMIDDTKRGDQ, encoded by the coding sequence ATGCAAATACACCTCAACAATCAGAAAATCAGTGAAACACAAGCCGACGCCAAAATCGTCCTTGTTATCGATAAAAATTTAGACCACGCGTCCATCAGCGATAAAGAGACTCTAACACTTTTAGGCTTTAAAGGAGAGAGTGAAGAGAGCCTTTTTGTGGCAGAGAGTAAAACACTCTACGTCGGATGCGACTCACTCGATGCCGATGAGATTCGTCTCGCCGCGGCGAAAGCGTTGGACGCGCTCAAAAAAACGAAACTGAGAAGCCTCTGCATTGGAACTTATTCGAACGATTGCCCAGGCTTAAATATCAAAGCGTTGGTGGAAGGGTTTATCCTTGGAAGCTACACGTTTGATACCTACAAAAGTAAAAAAGAGTCTTCTTCGATCGAAAAAATTATCATCTGCTTGGAAGATTACAGTCGCGTGGATGTTTCCATGCAAACAGCGACTGAGGCGCTTCGTGTCGCCACTGCGATTGCAGAAGCGACCAACTTTGCCAAAGCCATCGTCAACGCAACCCCTGAAGAGATGACACCCATCGCTCTTGCCGATGTTGCACAAACCTTGGCCTCGATTCCCAACGTTACATGTAAAGTGATGGATGAGACCTTTTTAAAAGAGCAAGGCATGAATGCGTTCCTTGCCGTCAACCGTGCAAGCGTGCATCCGCCTCGCTTAATTCATCTGACCTACAAACCTGAAAATGCTAAAAAACGTCTGGTCTATGTGGGCAAAGGATTAACGTATGATAGCGGTGGACTGAGCCTCAAACCGAGTGAACATATGGTCACGATGAAAGCCGATAAAAGTGGCGCTGCTGCGGTTATGGCGATCTTAAAAGGTGCAGCAACCTTAGCGCTTCCGTATGAAATTCATGCGATCATTGGCGCAACGGAAAATATGATCGGAGGCAATGCCTATAAACCCGATGATGTTTTAGTGGCAAAAAACGGTAAAACCATCGAAGTACGTAACACCGATGCTGAGGGACGTTTGGTGCTCGCGGATTGCTTATGTTATGCCCAAGAGCTTGGCCCCGATCTTTTGGTCGATATGGCAACGCTCACAGGTGCGTGCGTGGTGGCATTGGGTGAGTTTACCACAGGCATTATGGGGCATAGCAGTGAGCTAAAACACTCGATGCTCAAAGCCTCAACGGCGAGTGGCGAACTAAGTGGTTCCCTTCCGTTTAACAAATACCTTAAAAAGCTTCTCAAAAGCTCGGTTGCTGACATGTCCAACATTAGCTCCAGTCGCTACGGTGGCGCTATCACCGCGGGTCTGTTTTTAGATAATTTCATCGAAGAAGCACATAAAGACAAATGGCTTCATCTTGACATCGCAGGACCTGCTTACATTGAAAAAGCGTGGGGATACAACCAGTTTGGTGCCAGTGGCGCAGGGGTTCGTATGAACCTTTACTGGATGATTGATGACACTAAACGTGGAGATCAATGA
- a CDS encoding CheB methylesterase domain-containing protein yields the protein MKPKIVLIGASTGGPGHLKKILSVIPATYNGSIIIAQHMNATFIPSFISQFQNELHLPVHAVDARMNLHASHVYICPQNCRLKQADCTRIEPMDEGETPYNPSIDSLFSSAVECIGHAEILAVLLTGIGHDGANGLSELQKHGAQCIAESEKSAIVYGMPKRAVEINPNITSFALDEIVQIIKTFGAS from the coding sequence ATGAAACCTAAAATTGTGTTGATCGGAGCCTCCACCGGAGGCCCTGGTCATTTAAAAAAGATTTTATCGGTGATTCCTGCAACGTACAATGGGTCAATTATTATTGCGCAACACATGAATGCAACCTTTATTCCAAGCTTTATCAGTCAATTTCAAAATGAGTTACACCTGCCCGTCCATGCTGTGGATGCGCGAATGAACTTGCACGCGTCGCATGTCTACATCTGTCCTCAAAATTGCCGTCTAAAGCAAGCCGATTGCACGCGCATTGAGCCCATGGATGAGGGTGAAACCCCGTACAATCCAAGCATTGATTCGCTCTTCTCTTCGGCAGTTGAGTGCATTGGTCACGCTGAGATTTTAGCGGTGCTGCTTACGGGAATTGGGCACGATGGTGCCAATGGACTGAGCGAATTGCAAAAACATGGCGCACAATGTATCGCAGAGAGTGAAAAAAGTGCTATAGTTTATGGCATGCCAAAGCGCGCGGTGGAGATTAATCCTAATATCACTTCGTTTGCCTTGGATGAAATCGTACAAATTATTAAAACCTTTGGAGCGTCTTGA
- a CDS encoding isochorismatase family protein produces MRIFAQQTAMLLVDVQERLFGHIEGHDELEKHLLVLLQGLQSLDIPIVCNQQYTKGLGETIQSIRLLLGDVEIYEKRTFSCCQNPDVMEALKALHVKRVIVAGVESHVCILQSVLDLLDAGFEVIVCADALGSRKAKDHELALLRMTQEGARVGSVESLLFELLRSADHAQFKTISNLVKAL; encoded by the coding sequence ATGCGCATTTTTGCTCAACAAACGGCGATGTTACTCGTGGATGTTCAAGAGCGTCTTTTTGGGCATATTGAGGGGCACGATGAACTTGAAAAGCATCTGTTGGTACTGCTTCAAGGGCTTCAAAGCTTAGACATTCCCATTGTCTGCAATCAGCAATACACCAAAGGATTGGGTGAGACGATACAGAGTATTCGCTTACTTTTAGGCGACGTTGAGATTTATGAAAAACGTACCTTTAGCTGTTGCCAAAATCCAGACGTGATGGAAGCGCTTAAAGCCTTACATGTAAAGCGTGTCATCGTCGCAGGCGTGGAGAGCCATGTGTGCATTTTGCAAAGCGTGTTGGATCTGTTAGACGCAGGATTTGAAGTCATCGTCTGTGCCGATGCTCTCGGTTCGCGCAAAGCAAAAGACCATGAACTGGCACTCTTACGAATGACTCAAGAAGGAGCACGTGTTGGCTCAGTGGAATCACTGCTGTTTGAGCTTTTACGCAGTGCCGATCATGCGCAGTTTAAGACGATTAGCAACTTAGTCAAAGCGCTCTAA
- a CDS encoding RBBP9/YdeN family alpha/beta hydrolase, producing MATSVLILPGYQGSGDEHWQTFWERENPDFKRVIQRDWDHPICKEWIEKLEEEVAQAGEEVVLVAHSLACLVIAHWDAQKMHSSIKGALLVAPPDPNSDVFPSNVEGFETTPMGLFDFPSIIIASTNDPYASLSYAQGLAKAWGSALVNVGDKGHINSFSDIGSWEEGYAYLGQLRRA from the coding sequence ATGGCAACATCTGTGCTTATATTACCAGGGTATCAAGGCTCAGGGGACGAGCATTGGCAAACGTTTTGGGAGAGAGAAAATCCTGACTTTAAACGTGTAATTCAAAGGGATTGGGATCATCCCATTTGCAAAGAGTGGATCGAAAAACTTGAAGAAGAAGTCGCCCAAGCAGGCGAAGAGGTTGTCCTTGTTGCGCACAGCCTTGCATGCTTAGTGATCGCCCATTGGGACGCGCAAAAAATGCACTCGTCCATCAAAGGAGCGCTTCTTGTCGCCCCACCCGATCCAAACTCAGACGTTTTTCCAAGCAATGTCGAAGGATTTGAAACCACACCAATGGGCTTGTTTGATTTTCCAAGTATCATCATTGCCAGCACCAACGATCCTTACGCGAGTCTTAGTTATGCGCAAGGCTTAGCCAAAGCATGGGGAAGTGCGTTGGTCAATGTCGGCGATAAAGGTCATATCAACAGCTTTAGTGACATTGGGTCATGGGAAGAAGGGTATGCTTATTTAGGACAACTACGCCGTGCGTAA
- a CDS encoding putative nucleotidyltransferase substrate binding domain-containing protein produces MSMHDLEAFLRSIHPFQLLSKAEMAKAIGAMNIAYYKKETLLLSPSKPAEFLYIIIKGEVGEFHEEELLKVYSKSNSFDADALIYAKSENSFKVLEELICYELKKEDFLSLLDSNKTFKAYFIQDLANKIQSAKAKEYTTELSGFMMARVQDSYLHEPTIVEKECSIMEALRQMEAKKSSCIIVRSGEGYEYGIVTDSVVRRHVLFNEYDKHAAIGPIALHPIITIEADDYLFNALLSFTKHSIKRIVVTRDGEIIGILEQLDLLSYFANHTYLVAVQIRKATTIDELKQASSDLISIVHKLHVKGTKVDYIAKLISEINEKIYEKLYAMIVPEELATKACLIVMGSEGRKEQLLKTDQDNALIIDDAMDESLYIPYMQRFTATLIAFGFPRCEGNIMVSNPYWCKHKSAYHKEIVRWFDAPSMEDVMNLAIFFDAIPVAGNASMLRSLKAEVFEYVEEQSPFLANFAKAATAFETPIGIFTNLIAQNNKIDVKKGGIFPIVQGIRALALEHKIEPTDTVTRIKKLAKLDIIDADFAGALIEALDTLLNLRLKERLARGEEKGLDNFVNIENLNQLELELLKDSFKIVNKFKKFLTHHFKLSMVI; encoded by the coding sequence ATGAGCATGCACGATTTAGAGGCGTTTTTGCGCTCCATTCATCCATTTCAACTGCTTTCAAAAGCCGAGATGGCTAAAGCCATTGGTGCGATGAACATTGCCTACTACAAAAAAGAGACCCTGCTTCTCTCACCTTCAAAACCTGCTGAGTTTTTGTACATCATCATCAAAGGTGAAGTGGGCGAGTTTCATGAAGAGGAGCTCCTTAAAGTCTACAGCAAATCCAACTCGTTTGACGCGGACGCGCTCATCTACGCCAAAAGCGAAAACAGTTTTAAAGTGCTCGAAGAGCTCATCTGTTACGAGCTTAAAAAAGAGGATTTTCTCTCTCTTTTGGACTCCAATAAAACGTTTAAAGCCTACTTCATTCAAGACCTTGCCAATAAAATTCAATCTGCCAAAGCCAAAGAGTACACGACAGAGCTTTCAGGCTTTATGATGGCGCGCGTGCAGGACAGCTATTTGCATGAGCCGACTATCGTTGAGAAGGAGTGTTCCATCATGGAAGCACTGCGCCAAATGGAGGCAAAAAAGAGCAGTTGTATCATCGTACGAAGTGGCGAAGGGTACGAGTATGGCATCGTCACCGACAGTGTCGTGCGCCGCCATGTGCTCTTTAACGAATACGATAAACACGCCGCCATCGGTCCCATAGCGCTTCATCCCATCATCACCATCGAGGCGGATGACTACCTTTTTAACGCGCTTCTCTCTTTTACAAAGCACTCCATCAAACGTATTGTTGTGACGCGCGATGGCGAGATTATCGGCATTTTAGAGCAACTCGACCTTCTCAGCTACTTTGCCAATCACACCTATCTGGTCGCTGTTCAGATTCGCAAAGCGACCACGATTGACGAGCTCAAACAAGCCAGCAGTGATCTCATTAGCATCGTGCACAAGTTACATGTAAAAGGCACAAAGGTTGATTATATTGCAAAATTGATCTCGGAAATTAACGAGAAAATCTATGAAAAACTCTACGCGATGATCGTCCCAGAGGAGCTTGCTACCAAAGCATGTTTGATCGTCATGGGCAGTGAAGGGCGCAAAGAACAGCTGCTCAAAACCGACCAAGACAATGCGCTTATCATCGATGATGCCATGGATGAAAGCCTGTACATTCCTTACATGCAACGCTTCACGGCAACGCTCATCGCCTTTGGTTTTCCGCGCTGTGAGGGAAACATCATGGTTTCAAATCCCTATTGGTGTAAGCATAAAAGCGCTTACCATAAGGAGATCGTGCGGTGGTTTGATGCTCCTAGCATGGAAGATGTGATGAACCTTGCGATCTTTTTTGACGCGATTCCTGTGGCGGGAAATGCGTCGATGTTGCGCAGTCTCAAAGCAGAAGTCTTTGAGTACGTCGAAGAGCAGAGTCCTTTTTTAGCCAACTTTGCCAAAGCTGCAACGGCGTTTGAAACGCCCATCGGCATTTTCACCAATTTGATCGCGCAGAACAATAAAATCGATGTCAAAAAAGGGGGCATTTTCCCCATCGTTCAAGGCATCCGAGCTCTCGCGTTGGAGCATAAAATTGAGCCGACCGACACGGTAACGCGCATCAAAAAGCTTGCCAAACTCGACATCATCGACGCCGATTTTGCAGGTGCTCTCATCGAAGCGCTCGATACCCTGCTGAATTTACGCCTCAAAGAGCGCTTGGCACGTGGCGAAGAAAAAGGACTCGATAACTTCGTGAACATCGAAAATCTCAACCAATTAGAGCTAGAACTGCTCAAAGACAGCTTCAAAATCGTCAATAAATTTAAGAAATTTTTGACGCACCATTTTAAACTCTCGATGGTCATCTAA
- the htpX gene encoding zinc metalloprotease HtpX has protein sequence MEVVKTVVLLTLMSVLFVWVGGMMGGTQGMMIALVLAGVMNFVSYFYSDTLVLRHYNAVPVTREAANGLYIIVERLSQKANLPLPQIYIIPDSVPNAFATGRNPSHAAVAVTEGLLQLLDDEEVEAVLAHELSHVRHYDILVGTIAATIAGAIGVIANMMQFGAMFGGSRENRPNPIVMIALAIILPLAAAVIQMAISRNREYMADEGSARLTAHPEWLQSALAKLSSYNAQGMVHEATPESAHMFIINPFAGKHISFASLFSTHPSTEDRIARLEELKFEIK, from the coding sequence ATGGAAGTGGTAAAAACCGTTGTATTATTGACCTTAATGAGCGTGTTGTTTGTCTGGGTTGGTGGCATGATGGGTGGAACGCAGGGGATGATGATCGCGCTTGTATTGGCAGGTGTGATGAACTTTGTGAGCTATTTTTACTCCGACACATTGGTGCTTCGTCACTACAATGCGGTGCCTGTAACACGTGAAGCTGCCAATGGACTTTACATCATCGTTGAGCGTTTAAGTCAAAAAGCCAATCTGCCTCTGCCTCAAATCTACATCATCCCTGATTCCGTTCCAAATGCCTTTGCAACAGGGCGCAATCCCTCGCATGCGGCCGTTGCCGTTACCGAAGGGCTTTTGCAACTTTTGGACGATGAAGAAGTCGAAGCCGTTTTAGCGCATGAGCTGAGTCACGTGAGACATTACGATATTTTAGTCGGAACCATTGCGGCGACTATCGCAGGCGCCATTGGCGTGATTGCCAATATGATGCAATTTGGCGCGATGTTTGGAGGGAGCAGGGAAAACAGACCCAATCCTATCGTGATGATTGCTCTTGCGATCATCTTACCACTTGCTGCTGCGGTCATTCAGATGGCAATCAGTCGCAACCGTGAATACATGGCAGATGAAGGCTCGGCGCGCTTGACAGCGCATCCTGAGTGGTTGCAAAGTGCGCTTGCAAAGCTTTCAAGCTACAACGCGCAAGGGATGGTGCATGAGGCAACGCCTGAGAGTGCACATATGTTTATCATCAACCCTTTTGCGGGTAAACATATCTCCTTTGCGTCACTTTTTTCGACGCATCCGTCCACGGAAGATCGGATTGCAAGGTTAGAAGAGTTAAAATTCGAGATAAAATAA
- a CDS encoding CheR family methyltransferase, giving the protein MWFFNKKKEPEIAQKHEVSAPKEFNTFGLHDLLHYIKREIGVDLFAKNSVIETKLRLFCERKEIYSFRKLFEALQSDKGLRQDLIDLVTVNETYFYREEAQLDMAVNFALAIPNVKILCAPCASGEEVYSLSMMMQERKREPRDFSITGIDINSEAIEKAQKGLFSERSLHKLEARLKEKFFTQEERYFSVKKEYFSSVSFTKVNIFEHEFLSLGKFDIIFSRNMLIYFDDDFRLKTIERFATLLKPEGKLFLGHADIIPDNNYFTKHTDHRLSYYVKKS; this is encoded by the coding sequence ATGTGGTTTTTTAACAAGAAAAAAGAGCCTGAAATTGCACAGAAACACGAAGTTTCAGCCCCAAAAGAGTTCAATACCTTTGGACTCCACGATCTACTGCATTACATCAAACGTGAGATTGGTGTGGATCTGTTTGCGAAAAACAGCGTCATCGAAACCAAACTTCGCCTTTTTTGCGAACGCAAAGAGATTTACAGTTTTCGTAAACTCTTTGAAGCGTTGCAAAGCGATAAAGGCCTTAGGCAAGATTTGATCGATCTTGTGACGGTCAATGAAACCTACTTCTACCGTGAAGAGGCACAACTCGACATGGCAGTTAATTTTGCCCTTGCCATTCCCAATGTCAAGATTCTCTGCGCTCCTTGCGCTTCGGGAGAAGAGGTATATTCTCTTTCCATGATGATGCAAGAGCGTAAACGAGAGCCAAGAGATTTTAGCATCACGGGCATTGACATCAACTCTGAAGCGATCGAAAAAGCGCAAAAAGGGCTCTTCTCCGAGCGCTCTTTGCATAAATTAGAAGCACGCTTGAAAGAGAAATTTTTCACACAAGAAGAGCGCTATTTTAGTGTTAAAAAAGAGTATTTCAGCTCTGTTTCGTTCACTAAAGTCAATATCTTTGAGCACGAATTTCTCTCTTTAGGGAAATTTGACATCATCTTTTCACGTAATATGCTGATCTACTTTGATGACGATTTTCGCCTCAAAACCATCGAGCGTTTTGCCACGCTTCTCAAACCTGAAGGCAAGCTCTTTTTAGGGCATGCGGACATCATTCCTGACAATAATTATTTTACAAAACACACCGACCATCGTCTCTCATACTATGTAAAGAAGTCCTAA
- the metE gene encoding 5-methyltetrahydropteroyltriglutamate--homocysteine S-methyltransferase, whose protein sequence is MSQTYVTGFPRIGEKRELKFALEAYWAGNSDFETVKRVAKTLRERHWNYQKERHVDFISCNDFSLYDTMLDTAVMLGAIPPRFQGIEDKTERYFAMARGDAQRSAMEMTKWFNTNYHYIVPEIHAHMAFKVDISKIVDEYIEAKALGIDPKINLIGPLTFLALCNPVDGSDLFGFFDDVVEAYAKVLQAISSLGENIIVQFDEPLFAKTLEPKFLSLLRIAYERLGTVSRHLKIAVITYFDRANEAVEILGNCPIWAIGLDFVYGEENLEALLHVNDKMLIAGLIDGRNVWKNDAFKTYALLEKISEKVDAKNIILSTSCSLLHVPFSTKFEEKLAPEVKSRLSFALEKLEELEQINTLWEKREKPEISACTQKAPSVKSSGIFYTRSAYATRFALQQKALNLPLFPTTTIGSFPQTKETRAVRNAYKKGEITREAYETSLKASIKECVEFQEELGLDVLVHGEFERNDMVEYFGELLEGFAFSQNGWVQSYGSRCVKPPLLYGHVSRKQPLSVDWTVYAQSLTDKPMKGMLTGPVTILNWSFVRDDIPKSEVAYEVATAIAEEVDELQRHDIKIIQVDEAAFKEGYPLRAEKIKAYEKWAVESFKASVGTAWDQTQIHTHMCYSNFNDIIDTIERMDADVITIETSRSGNKLLKVFQKANYKAQIGPGVYDIHSPRVPSVEEMSEQIKAFLQVLPKEQLWINPDCGLKTRGWSETKAALTNMIKAVHLAR, encoded by the coding sequence ATGTCACAAACCTACGTTACGGGCTTTCCTCGCATTGGGGAAAAACGTGAGCTCAAATTTGCGCTAGAGGCGTATTGGGCGGGGAATTCTGATTTTGAAACGGTAAAAAGAGTTGCAAAAACGCTCAGAGAGCGCCATTGGAACTACCAAAAAGAGCGTCATGTTGATTTTATTTCGTGCAATGACTTTAGTCTGTACGACACAATGCTCGACACGGCGGTAATGCTTGGCGCCATCCCTCCTCGCTTCCAAGGCATCGAAGATAAAACCGAACGCTATTTTGCGATGGCAAGGGGCGATGCGCAACGTTCCGCCATGGAGATGACCAAGTGGTTTAACACCAATTACCATTACATCGTTCCTGAGATTCACGCACACATGGCGTTCAAAGTCGACATTTCCAAAATCGTCGATGAGTACATTGAAGCCAAAGCGCTTGGGATCGATCCTAAGATCAATCTTATTGGACCATTGACTTTTTTAGCGCTTTGTAACCCCGTTGATGGAAGTGATCTGTTTGGCTTCTTTGATGATGTCGTGGAAGCGTACGCTAAAGTGCTCCAAGCCATTTCAAGTTTGGGTGAAAACATTATCGTTCAGTTCGATGAACCACTCTTTGCCAAAACATTGGAGCCAAAATTTTTAAGCCTTCTTAGAATCGCGTATGAGCGTTTAGGAACGGTAAGTCGCCATCTTAAGATCGCGGTTATAACGTACTTTGATCGAGCCAATGAAGCAGTGGAAATCTTGGGAAATTGCCCTATTTGGGCGATAGGGCTTGATTTTGTCTATGGCGAAGAGAACCTTGAAGCGCTTTTACATGTAAACGATAAAATGCTTATCGCTGGGCTCATCGATGGACGCAATGTGTGGAAAAACGATGCTTTCAAAACGTACGCATTGCTAGAGAAAATAAGCGAAAAAGTGGATGCAAAAAACATCATCCTCTCCACCTCATGCTCGCTTTTACATGTACCTTTTTCAACTAAGTTTGAAGAAAAATTGGCACCCGAAGTCAAAAGTCGCCTGAGTTTTGCACTTGAAAAACTCGAAGAGTTAGAGCAGATCAACACGCTTTGGGAGAAAAGAGAAAAACCTGAGATAAGCGCATGCACTCAAAAAGCACCGTCGGTTAAAAGCAGTGGCATTTTCTATACCAGATCAGCGTATGCCACCCGTTTTGCTTTGCAACAAAAAGCGCTGAATTTGCCACTTTTCCCGACCACCACCATCGGCTCATTTCCGCAAACCAAAGAGACCCGAGCGGTTCGCAATGCTTATAAAAAAGGTGAGATTACACGAGAAGCTTATGAAACTTCGTTGAAAGCGTCCATCAAAGAGTGCGTTGAGTTCCAAGAAGAATTAGGGCTGGATGTTTTGGTACATGGCGAATTCGAGCGTAACGATATGGTTGAGTATTTTGGCGAACTGCTAGAGGGTTTTGCATTCAGCCAAAATGGTTGGGTGCAAAGCTACGGAAGCCGTTGCGTTAAGCCACCGCTTTTATACGGACACGTGAGTCGCAAACAACCCCTCAGCGTTGACTGGACGGTTTACGCGCAAAGTTTAACCGACAAGCCAATGAAGGGCATGCTTACAGGACCTGTGACGATTCTGAACTGGTCGTTTGTGCGCGATGACATTCCTAAAAGTGAGGTCGCCTACGAAGTCGCCACCGCCATCGCTGAAGAGGTCGATGAGCTTCAACGTCATGACATCAAGATCATCCAAGTCGATGAAGCGGCGTTCAAAGAGGGTTATCCATTACGCGCGGAGAAGATCAAAGCGTATGAAAAATGGGCGGTCGAGAGCTTTAAAGCTTCCGTGGGTACCGCATGGGATCAAACCCAAATTCACACACACATGTGTTACAGCAACTTCAACGACATCATCGACACGATAGAGCGAATGGACGCCGATGTCATCACTATCGAGACCTCACGCAGTGGCAATAAACTGCTCAAAGTTTTCCAAAAAGCAAACTACAAAGCGCAAATAGGACCAGGCGTCTACGACATCCATTCGCCGCGCGTACCCAGCGTGGAAGAGATGAGCGAGCAGATCAAAGCGTTCTTGCAAGTGCTCCCCAAAGAGCAACTCTGGATCAACCCCGATTGCGGGCTTAAAACCAGAGGCTGGAGTGAGACTAAAGCTGCACTGACTAACATGATAAAAGCGGTGCATTTAGCGCGTTAA